One window of the Rhizobiaceae bacterium genome contains the following:
- a CDS encoding tryptophan-rich sensory protein yields the protein MNRYMSLVIFVAVVFGGGLLIGFVTQPGEWYAALTKPPFNPPNWIFGPVWSILYILISVAGWRIWPLEGAGTARRLWIAQLVLNFLWSPVFFGLQSVGGALVIILPLLATIVAFIVTTRRVDRVSAWLFVPYALWVGFASVLNLSIWWLN from the coding sequence ATGAACCGCTACATGTCGCTTGTGATCTTCGTCGCCGTCGTCTTCGGCGGCGGATTGCTCATCGGATTCGTGACGCAACCCGGCGAGTGGTATGCGGCCCTGACCAAGCCGCCTTTCAACCCGCCGAACTGGATATTTGGCCCCGTCTGGTCGATCCTCTACATCCTGATCTCGGTAGCCGGCTGGCGCATCTGGCCTCTGGAAGGCGCAGGGACCGCTCGCCGGCTCTGGATCGCGCAGCTCGTGCTCAATTTTCTCTGGTCGCCGGTCTTTTTCGGCCTGCAGTCGGTGGGCGGCGCGCTGGTGATAATTCTGCCCCTGCTAGCGACGATCGTCGCTTTCATCGTGACCACGCGCCGCGTCGACCGGGTCTCGGCATGGCTTTTCGTCCCCTATGCGCTTTGGGTCGGGTTCGCCTCCGTGCTCAACCTGTCTATCTGGTGGCTGAACTGA
- a CDS encoding PaaI family thioesterase codes for MAAENDVAANYEERVRASFARQAAMGTIGAELTLVTPGIVEIEMPFSPALTQQHGFLHAGVISAALDSACGYAAFSLMPADAAVLTIEFKVNLLAPGKGERFLFRGSVTKPGRTIVVADGQAYAFGSDGEAKLIATMTGTMMTVRGREDIAG; via the coding sequence ATGGCCGCAGAGAACGACGTCGCCGCCAACTATGAGGAGCGCGTGCGCGCCTCCTTCGCGCGGCAGGCGGCAATGGGCACGATCGGCGCGGAACTGACGCTGGTCACGCCCGGCATCGTCGAGATCGAGATGCCGTTTTCTCCCGCGCTGACGCAGCAGCACGGCTTTCTCCATGCAGGCGTGATTTCGGCCGCGCTGGATTCCGCCTGCGGCTATGCCGCCTTCTCGCTCATGCCGGCCGACGCGGCCGTGCTCACCATCGAGTTCAAGGTCAATCTGCTCGCGCCGGGGAAAGGCGAACGCTTCCTGTTTCGCGGATCGGTGACGAAGCCGGGACGCACCATCGTGGTGGCCGACGGACAGGCCTATGCTTTCGGTTCCGATGGCGAGGCGAAGCTCATCGCCACCATGACGGGCACGATGATGACGGTGCGGGGCCGCGAGGATATCGCCGGATAG
- a CDS encoding 5'-methylthioadenosine/S-adenosylhomocysteine nucleosidase (Enables the cleavage of the glycosidic bond in both 5'-methylthioadenosine and S-adenosylhomocysteine), whose product MLAGRKVLFVMATEAEYGPHLRRIFKPLMTGVGPVEAGIRLGIALTELKLAGQLPDLVVSLGSAGSRRLPRTEVFQVSSVLYRDMDASAFGFDRHTTPYLDLPATVPLPLRIPGIAEATTSTGGTIIAGSVFDAIAEDMVEMETFACLRACQIFDVPLIGLRGISDGDTDVSGVHDWEEYLHVIDERLAAAIGLLEEAIADGLLDVKENA is encoded by the coding sequence ATGCTTGCCGGGCGCAAGGTGCTGTTCGTCATGGCCACCGAGGCGGAATACGGGCCGCATCTCAGGCGTATCTTCAAACCGCTGATGACCGGCGTCGGCCCGGTAGAAGCCGGCATCCGGCTGGGCATCGCGCTCACCGAGCTGAAGCTGGCGGGGCAGTTGCCCGACCTCGTCGTGTCGCTCGGATCGGCCGGCAGCCGTCGGCTGCCGCGCACGGAGGTCTTTCAGGTCTCATCCGTGCTCTACCGCGACATGGATGCCTCCGCGTTCGGTTTCGACAGGCACACCACGCCCTATCTCGATTTACCTGCGACTGTGCCGCTGCCGTTGCGCATCCCCGGCATCGCCGAGGCTACCACCTCGACCGGCGGCACCATCATTGCCGGTTCGGTTTTCGACGCCATAGCCGAGGACATGGTGGAGATGGAGACCTTCGCCTGCCTGAGAGCCTGCCAGATTTTCGATGTGCCGCTGATCGGCCTGCGCGGCATATCGGACGGCGACACAGATGTTTCCGGCGTGCATGACTGGGAGGAGTACCTCCATGTCATCGACGAAAGGCTCGCCGCCGCGATCGGGCTCCTGGAAGAGGCGATCGCCGACGGGCTGCTGGATGTGAAGGAAAACGCATAG
- the guaA gene encoding glutamine-hydrolyzing GMP synthase, translating to MTNTVHPDTVLIIDFGSQVTQLIARRVREAGIYSEIVPFQSADEAFQRLSPKAIILSGSPASTIDIGSPRAPQAIFDAGVPVLGICYGEQTMCAQLGGKVEAGHHREFGRAFLEVAEDSALFDGVWARGTRHQVWMSHGDRVTAIPPGFKVIGTSTGAPFAAIADEGRKFYAVQFHPEVVHTPDGAKLLRNFVQKIAGIESDWTMSAYRANAVEQIRRQVGKGKVICALSGGVDSSVAALLIHEAVGDQLTCILVDHGLMRKNEAADVVAMFREHYNLPLILVDASDRFISALEGEADPEKKRKTIGRLFIEVFEEEAKKLGGADFLAQGTLYPDVIESVSFTGGPSVTIKSHHNVGGLPERMNMKLVEPLRELFKDEVRALGKELGLPESFIGRHPFPGPGLAIRCPGGVTRAKLEILREADAIYLDEIRKAGLYDAIWQAFAVLLPVQTVGVMGDGRTYEFVCALRAVTSVDGMTADFYHYDMAFLGAAATRIINEVRGINRVVYDVTSKPPGTIEWE from the coding sequence ATGACGAACACAGTCCATCCCGACACCGTCCTCATCATCGATTTTGGCAGCCAGGTCACGCAGCTCATCGCGCGCCGCGTGCGCGAGGCCGGCATCTACTCCGAGATCGTGCCGTTCCAGTCTGCTGACGAAGCCTTCCAGCGACTGTCGCCAAAAGCGATCATCCTTTCCGGCAGCCCGGCCTCGACCATCGACATCGGCAGTCCGCGCGCCCCGCAGGCGATTTTCGACGCAGGCGTGCCGGTTCTCGGCATCTGCTACGGCGAACAGACCATGTGCGCGCAACTGGGCGGCAAGGTCGAGGCAGGCCATCATCGCGAATTCGGCCGCGCCTTTCTGGAAGTGGCCGAGGACAGCGCTCTGTTCGATGGCGTCTGGGCCAGGGGCACCCGCCATCAGGTGTGGATGAGCCATGGCGACCGCGTGACCGCGATCCCGCCCGGCTTCAAGGTCATCGGCACCTCGACCGGCGCGCCCTTCGCGGCAATCGCCGACGAGGGGCGGAAATTCTATGCCGTGCAGTTCCACCCCGAAGTCGTCCACACCCCGGACGGCGCCAAGCTGCTCCGCAACTTCGTGCAGAAGATCGCGGGCATCGAGAGCGACTGGACCATGTCCGCCTACCGCGCCAATGCGGTCGAGCAGATCCGCAGGCAGGTCGGCAAGGGCAAGGTCATCTGCGCCCTGTCCGGGGGCGTCGATTCCTCCGTCGCCGCACTGTTGATCCACGAGGCGGTTGGCGACCAGCTGACCTGCATTCTGGTCGATCACGGGCTGATGCGGAAGAACGAGGCGGCGGACGTCGTCGCCATGTTTCGCGAGCACTACAATCTGCCGCTGATCCTCGTCGACGCTTCCGACCGTTTTATCTCCGCGCTTGAAGGCGAAGCCGACCCGGAGAAGAAGCGCAAGACCATCGGCCGCCTCTTCATCGAGGTGTTCGAGGAGGAGGCGAAGAAACTCGGCGGCGCGGACTTCCTCGCTCAGGGAACGCTCTATCCCGACGTGATCGAGAGCGTCTCCTTCACCGGCGGGCCGTCGGTGACGATCAAGTCGCACCACAATGTCGGCGGCCTGCCCGAGCGCATGAACATGAAGCTGGTGGAGCCGCTGCGGGAACTGTTCAAGGATGAGGTGCGCGCTCTCGGCAAGGAACTCGGCCTGCCGGAAAGCTTCATCGGCCGCCACCCTTTCCCGGGACCGGGCCTTGCCATACGCTGCCCCGGCGGCGTGACGCGCGCGAAGCTGGAAATCCTGCGCGAAGCCGACGCAATCTATCTGGACGAGATTCGCAAGGCTGGTCTCTACGACGCGATCTGGCAGGCGTTCGCGGTGCTCCTGCCGGTGCAGACCGTCGGGGTCATGGGCGACGGCCGTACCTACGAGTTCGTCTGCGCGCTCCGTGCCGTCACCTCGGTCGACGGCATGACGGCTGATTTCTACCACTACGACATGGCGTTCCTCGGCGCCGCCGCGACCCGTATCATCAACGAAGTACGCGGCATCAACCGCGTGGTGTACGACGTGACGTCCAAGCCGCCCGGCACGATCGAGTGGGAGTGA
- a CDS encoding thioesterase family protein: MSRPAQPIIIVSKIDPAWRDYNGHLNYAAYAMAADPAVDAIYAAAGLDVTYRKRFDRSDYVVESRFIYLKEIRSDGSIEVRARLVGFDRKRTHIYCEIRDPGKNWLSAVAHIVSLHVDTALARSAEFESFALERFAAIKAGHDQLPPPDIFDDTVTLARRFPRSKSIPESQSSSPRGDG; encoded by the coding sequence ATGAGTCGACCGGCGCAACCGATCATCATCGTTTCGAAAATCGACCCCGCTTGGCGGGACTATAATGGTCACCTGAACTACGCTGCCTATGCCATGGCCGCCGATCCGGCGGTCGATGCCATCTATGCCGCCGCGGGCCTGGATGTGACATATCGCAAGCGGTTCGACCGTTCCGACTATGTCGTTGAAAGCAGGTTCATCTATCTCAAGGAAATCCGCTCCGACGGCAGCATTGAAGTACGTGCGCGCCTTGTCGGTTTTGACCGCAAGCGCACGCATATCTATTGTGAAATACGCGACCCGGGAAAGAACTGGCTCTCGGCCGTGGCGCATATCGTCTCGCTGCATGTCGATACGGCGCTTGCCAGGAGCGCCGAGTTCGAGAGTTTTGCGCTGGAACGCTTCGCTGCGATCAAGGCAGGGCACGATCAGTTGCCTCCGCCCGACATCTTCGATGACACAGTGACGCTTGCGCGTCGTTTTCCTCGTTCGAAATCTATTCCTGAATCCCAGAGTTCCTCGCCGCGAGGCGACGGCTGA
- a CDS encoding 3-hydroxyacyl-CoA dehydrogenase NAD-binding domain-containing protein yields MTGIKTIAVIGTGTIGAGWVAYFLSRGLAVRAFDPQPASLAQLPERIAQAWPALRQVEPSVSETIPDVVMASSLQEALADVDFVQESGPESEELKKRLFTEMDAAAAPSAIIASSSSSLLVSRLQSVCVRPERCLVGHPFNPPYLIPLVEIVAGPKTAPWAVEKAEAFYREIGKQPLVLAKEISGYIANRLQNAIFKEAMHLIQTGAATVEDVDDAVRYGPGLRWAFMGPFLTYALGGGTGMRRYFEIFAEEIATSWNELGQPEMTDELRETVIAQAEAFFAKRSPSEVASRRDTALVNVLKAASAIDLTD; encoded by the coding sequence ATGACTGGAATCAAGACGATCGCCGTTATCGGCACCGGTACAATCGGCGCCGGCTGGGTGGCCTACTTCCTGTCGCGCGGTCTCGCAGTTCGCGCCTTCGACCCACAGCCGGCAAGTCTCGCGCAATTGCCCGAGCGGATCGCACAGGCATGGCCAGCCTTGCGACAGGTCGAGCCTTCCGTATCCGAAACGATTCCGGATGTCGTCATGGCTTCCAGTCTGCAGGAGGCCCTTGCCGACGTCGACTTCGTGCAGGAAAGCGGACCTGAGAGCGAGGAGTTGAAGAAAAGGCTTTTCACCGAGATGGATGCCGCCGCGGCGCCGTCCGCGATCATTGCCTCCAGTTCGTCCAGCCTTCTGGTTTCGCGCCTCCAGTCGGTCTGCGTTCGTCCTGAGCGATGCCTCGTCGGACACCCGTTCAACCCACCCTATCTGATCCCACTGGTCGAGATCGTGGCCGGACCGAAGACCGCTCCATGGGCTGTGGAAAAAGCCGAAGCGTTCTATCGCGAAATCGGCAAGCAGCCCCTGGTGCTGGCCAAGGAGATCTCGGGCTACATCGCGAACCGCTTGCAGAACGCCATCTTCAAGGAGGCGATGCACCTGATCCAGACGGGCGCGGCGACGGTCGAGGACGTGGACGATGCAGTGCGTTATGGTCCCGGCTTGCGCTGGGCCTTCATGGGACCCTTCCTGACCTATGCCCTCGGCGGCGGCACCGGCATGCGGCGCTATTTCGAGATTTTTGCGGAAGAGATCGCGACAAGCTGGAACGAGCTCGGCCAGCCGGAAATGACCGACGAACTGCGCGAAACGGTGATCGCGCAAGCCGAAGCCTTCTTCGCGAAACGGTCGCCAAGCGAAGTCGCATCCCGACGCGATACGGCGCTGGTCAATGTGCTGAAAGCCGCTTCCGCGATCGATCTGACGGACTGA
- a CDS encoding acyl-CoA dehydrogenase family protein yields MPIDNEFRKQILASVERFVADRVAPRATEIDATNSFPADLYREAAGLGVFGLWVPEEYGGIGPDMITPLLISDLIARVSPSFALIFSNCGDAVTPIVNFANTEQKRKFLPGIAAGTTIPCFALTEPGSGSDAASISTHARQVDGGYRISGRKMWITNGGVGDVFTVFAKTDLEAGNKGISAFIVERGAPGLTIGRNEDLIGLRGCPTTELVFEDVFVTDAQMLGEKNRGFKIAMSTLDEARLNCSAMALGSATGALQCAIDYARERVQFGKPIIEHQGLAFLLADCAARLTGARAIWRRAMSMLEQSRSREASTIAAMAKLLSTETAMRVTTECVQAMGANGLSRAYPVERFMRDCKPFEVFDGTSQIQKLLIGRHLEKYGLPEISHEEIAALGIAAE; encoded by the coding sequence ATGCCGATCGACAACGAGTTCCGCAAACAGATCCTTGCAAGCGTCGAACGCTTCGTGGCCGATCGCGTCGCGCCGCGTGCCACCGAGATCGATGCGACGAACAGCTTTCCCGCCGACCTTTATCGCGAGGCGGCCGGTCTCGGCGTCTTCGGCCTCTGGGTTCCCGAAGAATACGGCGGCATCGGGCCGGATATGATCACGCCGCTGCTGATCTCCGACCTCATCGCCCGCGTCAGTCCGTCCTTCGCGTTGATCTTCTCCAACTGTGGCGACGCCGTCACGCCCATTGTGAATTTCGCCAATACCGAACAGAAGCGAAAGTTCTTGCCGGGCATCGCAGCCGGGACCACTATTCCCTGTTTCGCGTTGACTGAGCCGGGCTCCGGTTCCGATGCGGCATCGATCTCCACCCATGCCAGACAGGTCGATGGCGGCTATCGCATCAGCGGCCGCAAGATGTGGATCACCAATGGCGGCGTTGGCGATGTCTTTACGGTCTTTGCCAAGACGGACCTGGAGGCCGGCAACAAAGGCATCTCCGCCTTCATCGTCGAGCGCGGGGCGCCTGGTCTCACGATCGGCCGCAACGAGGATCTGATTGGCCTGCGCGGTTGTCCGACGACGGAACTGGTTTTCGAGGATGTCTTCGTCACGGATGCGCAGATGCTCGGCGAGAAGAATCGCGGCTTCAAGATCGCGATGTCGACGCTCGACGAGGCCCGCCTCAATTGCTCGGCCATGGCATTGGGTTCGGCGACCGGCGCGCTGCAATGCGCCATCGACTACGCCAGGGAGCGCGTGCAGTTCGGCAAGCCGATCATAGAGCACCAGGGTCTGGCGTTCCTGCTGGCCGATTGTGCCGCCCGTCTGACCGGTGCGCGCGCTATCTGGCGGCGGGCGATGTCCATGCTCGAACAGTCGCGCAGCCGCGAGGCAAGCACGATCGCCGCCATGGCGAAGCTGCTCAGCACCGAAACCGCGATGCGCGTGACGACCGAATGCGTACAGGCGATGGGCGCCAACGGTTTGTCCAGGGCCTATCCGGTCGAGCGTTTCATGCGGGACTGCAAGCCGTTCGAAGTATTCGACGGCACGAGCCAGATACAGAAGCTGCTGATCGGCCGACACCTCGAGAAATACGGCTTGCCGGAGATCTCGCACGAGGAGATCGCCGCCCTTGGAATTGCGGCCGAGTAG
- a CDS encoding SDR family oxidoreductase, whose product MSRGVVFATGAAGGIGEATVARLLDDGYTVVAVDLSEEGLKTLARRHAGQKLHIVQADLTDEAAARGAVRKTRELAGQVDYLVNLIGWFGTQPFVQEDSAYWRKTIAINFEALLYVTHEILPEMIARKKGKIVNVTSDAGKVGQSGEAVYSGMKGAVIAWTKSLARENARYGLNINCTAPGPTETELELAQDPDVIGRVVRAIPFRRFARPSEQAGMISFLCGPDSDFITGQVYSVSGGLTMI is encoded by the coding sequence ATGAGCAGAGGTGTTGTTTTCGCCACCGGCGCCGCCGGAGGCATCGGGGAAGCTACGGTCGCGCGTCTGCTGGATGACGGCTACACGGTCGTCGCGGTCGACCTCAGCGAGGAGGGGTTGAAGACGCTCGCCCGGCGGCATGCGGGCCAGAAGCTGCACATCGTACAGGCTGATCTGACCGATGAGGCCGCGGCACGCGGTGCGGTCCGCAAGACACGCGAGCTTGCCGGCCAGGTCGACTATCTGGTCAACCTGATCGGCTGGTTCGGCACGCAGCCTTTCGTCCAGGAGGACTCGGCATACTGGCGCAAAACCATCGCCATAAATTTCGAGGCGCTGCTCTACGTCACGCACGAGATTCTGCCTGAGATGATCGCACGCAAGAAAGGCAAGATCGTCAACGTCACGTCGGATGCGGGCAAGGTCGGACAGAGCGGCGAGGCCGTCTACTCGGGCATGAAGGGCGCCGTCATCGCCTGGACGAAGAGTCTGGCGCGCGAGAATGCCCGCTACGGACTCAACATCAACTGCACCGCGCCCGGTCCGACAGAAACGGAGCTCGAACTGGCGCAGGACCCGGATGTCATCGGCCGTGTCGTCAGGGCGATCCCGTTCCGGCGCTTTGCCAGGCCTTCCGAGCAGGCTGGCATGATCTCGTTCCTGTGCGGACCCGATTCCGATTTCATCACGGGGCAGGTCTACAGCGTCAGCGGCGGACTGACGATGATCTGA
- a CDS encoding amidohydrolase family protein — translation MVTAIDFLCNHFTADSIAKNYLHNEEEAARFAQIGLTDNLVGNDPEIFLAEMSKIGVEKLLVPSIVTWSYWRSEPVEHTTPEEVIEIRKAAPDRIFGLYGVDVRKRMDGVRELERLVREHDFRGIHIHPHGFGLAPDHAYYFPFYSKCEELGVPVVISMGHTVDLMPIENGKPIHLDKIALYFPNLKIVCAHTGWPWVEEAIALAWKHPNVYIGTSAYKPKNWSPQLVKFINSWGKGKVMWGTDFPLIMQKESIEQVKALGLKPDAEASLLHGAAQRVFGL, via the coding sequence ATGGTCACGGCCATAGATTTCTTATGCAATCACTTTACGGCGGACAGCATCGCCAAGAACTATCTTCACAATGAGGAGGAAGCCGCGCGCTTTGCGCAGATTGGCCTGACCGACAATCTGGTGGGTAACGACCCCGAGATCTTCCTTGCCGAAATGTCGAAGATCGGTGTCGAAAAGCTTCTCGTCCCGTCGATCGTCACCTGGTCCTACTGGCGCTCGGAACCCGTCGAGCATACGACGCCCGAGGAAGTGATCGAAATCCGCAAGGCCGCACCGGATCGCATCTTCGGTCTCTATGGTGTCGATGTCCGCAAGCGCATGGACGGCGTGCGCGAACTGGAAAGGCTCGTGCGTGAGCATGACTTCCGCGGAATCCACATCCACCCGCACGGCTTCGGCCTCGCGCCGGATCACGCCTATTATTTTCCCTTCTACTCCAAATGCGAGGAGCTTGGCGTGCCGGTCGTCATCTCGATGGGCCACACCGTCGATCTGATGCCGATCGAGAACGGCAAGCCGATCCATCTCGACAAGATCGCGCTTTATTTCCCAAACCTGAAGATCGTCTGCGCCCATACGGGCTGGCCCTGGGTGGAGGAAGCCATCGCGTTGGCGTGGAAGCATCCCAACGTCTATATCGGCACCTCCGCCTACAAGCCCAAAAACTGGTCGCCGCAGCTGGTCAAGTTCATCAACAGCTGGGGCAAGGGCAAGGTCATGTGGGGGACCGACTTCCCCCTGATCATGCAGAAGGAATCCATCGAGCAGGTCAAGGCGCTTGGTCTCAAGCCGGATGCGGAGGCTTCTCTTCTGCATGGCGCGGCACAACGCGTCTTCGGCCTCTGA
- a CDS encoding enoyl-CoA hydratase/isomerase family protein → MIAGSGLEATFENGVARLMICRERRRNALDDATMEALRDALIRAKRERIGAIVLCGEGTKAFCAGSDLKEMAEQNYDERLAHTELGQEIGDLIEAHPAVVIAAIEGYCLGGGLEIASACDYRIAGRGAVLGLPEVAINALPSWGGTVRIPRIVGVGRARELVIFGRMLSGAEAEQWGLVARAVEDGTAVAAAMDLARKMAAEHDRKTVAVAKHLLSFGYGIPARSGRHLEYLADMNQLGSEAVEQGVAKYKS, encoded by the coding sequence ATGATCGCAGGCTCAGGCCTTGAGGCCACATTCGAAAACGGCGTCGCCAGGCTGATGATTTGTCGCGAGCGGCGTCGCAACGCGCTGGACGATGCGACGATGGAGGCCTTGCGCGACGCACTGATCAGGGCCAAGCGCGAGCGCATTGGCGCCATCGTGCTTTGCGGAGAGGGCACCAAGGCTTTCTGCGCGGGCTCCGATCTGAAGGAGATGGCCGAGCAGAACTATGACGAGCGTCTAGCCCATACGGAGCTTGGCCAGGAAATCGGCGATCTCATCGAGGCGCATCCGGCGGTTGTGATCGCCGCCATAGAGGGCTACTGCCTCGGCGGCGGGCTCGAGATCGCATCGGCCTGCGACTACCGCATCGCCGGTCGCGGCGCGGTGCTTGGCCTGCCGGAGGTGGCGATCAACGCATTGCCATCATGGGGCGGGACAGTGCGCATACCGCGTATCGTCGGCGTGGGCCGCGCTCGGGAACTGGTGATCTTCGGGCGCATGCTGAGCGGCGCAGAGGCCGAGCAGTGGGGTCTTGTCGCGCGCGCGGTGGAAGATGGCACGGCGGTCGCGGCCGCCATGGATCTGGCGCGGAAGATGGCTGCGGAGCACGATCGCAAGACGGTGGCCGTCGCAAAACATTTGCTGAGCTTCGGCTACGGCATTCCGGCACGCAGCGGTCGCCATCTGGAATATCTTGCCGACATGAATCAGCTCGGCAGCGAGGCCGTCGAGCAGGGCGTCGCCAAATACAAGAGCTGA
- a CDS encoding acetate--CoA ligase family protein has product MGGQVAGGMGTGRNLGKLLSPRSIAVVGASLRPDTPGHDTLVQLRRIGYTGRIIPVNPKYDEIAGLPCVSSLAAIEERPDHAIIAVNNDLVEASIVEAGSLGIGAATIFASCYLENDTSPRLVDRLRMHASRYGMSIVGANCMGFYNMAHRVSASWFPIEELPTGPIAFISHSGAVFAAFLGLDRRLGYSLAVSAGQELTTTVADYLDYALELEETRVAALFLETVRDPQGFAAALEKARERDVPVVAIKVGRTSSSARLAESHSGAIAGNDAAYQALFDRYGVIRVRDVDELASTATLLSAPKKYVSGGLAAITDSGGARGLLIDLAEDEKVAFAEIGKATKEILSERLDYGLEPVNPLDAWGSGHDYIGVYRDCLNALMADPATGIGMFLFDIALEDHLSRGFVDACLDVAQANEKPVFVATNFGKLPRTELANRLQAAGIPLIDGVGPALRAVRHLTSRQRHVAGKAATGREPKAPALLADWKRRFAQTPVDSVDEATGYRLLSDWGMATLRHRSVASRQELEEALTDFPLPAVLKTAVPGILHKSDVGGVFVGLRDQAALLSAYDDMAARLGKEAVLVEMAPKGVELIVGGLVDPQFGPIVMIGAGGILVELFKDVTFVLAPASREEIRLAIGKLKASAILAGLRGAAAADMDALVETVFSFSHLVADLADSVTGIEINPLLATPNGCIPLDVLVTLKR; this is encoded by the coding sequence TTGGGTGGACAAGTGGCCGGCGGAATGGGGACCGGACGGAATCTGGGAAAGCTGCTGTCGCCGCGATCAATCGCGGTCGTGGGAGCGTCGCTGCGGCCCGATACACCGGGTCACGATACGCTGGTCCAGTTGCGCCGCATCGGCTACACCGGCCGGATCATCCCGGTAAATCCGAAATACGACGAGATTGCCGGCCTGCCTTGTGTCTCCAGTCTTGCGGCAATCGAGGAAAGACCGGACCACGCGATCATTGCGGTCAACAACGACCTCGTCGAGGCGTCGATCGTCGAGGCGGGTTCCCTTGGCATCGGGGCCGCGACCATATTCGCGTCATGCTACCTTGAGAACGACACGTCTCCCAGGCTGGTCGATCGGCTGAGAATGCATGCGAGCCGGTACGGCATGTCCATCGTCGGCGCCAATTGCATGGGCTTTTACAACATGGCCCATCGGGTATCGGCGAGCTGGTTTCCGATCGAGGAACTGCCGACAGGCCCCATCGCCTTTATCAGCCATTCCGGCGCCGTTTTCGCTGCATTTCTCGGACTCGACCGTCGTCTTGGCTACAGTCTCGCCGTCTCGGCCGGACAGGAGCTTACCACGACGGTTGCCGACTATCTCGATTATGCGCTCGAACTGGAGGAGACGCGCGTCGCGGCTCTTTTTCTGGAGACGGTCCGCGACCCTCAAGGCTTTGCCGCAGCGCTGGAAAAGGCGCGGGAACGTGATGTGCCCGTGGTCGCCATCAAGGTGGGTCGCACCAGCAGCAGCGCCCGCCTCGCCGAAAGCCATTCAGGCGCCATAGCCGGAAATGACGCGGCCTATCAGGCGCTATTCGACCGCTACGGCGTCATCCGGGTCCGTGACGTGGATGAACTGGCGTCCACAGCGACGTTGCTTTCGGCGCCGAAAAAATATGTATCCGGAGGCTTGGCGGCGATCACGGATTCCGGCGGCGCGCGGGGGCTGCTGATCGATCTTGCCGAGGATGAGAAGGTCGCGTTCGCCGAAATCGGCAAGGCAACGAAAGAAATCCTGAGCGAACGACTGGACTACGGGCTGGAGCCGGTCAATCCGCTGGATGCATGGGGATCGGGCCACGACTATATCGGGGTCTATCGCGATTGCCTGAACGCCCTGATGGCCGACCCGGCAACCGGCATCGGCATGTTCCTGTTCGACATCGCGCTCGAGGATCATCTGTCACGAGGCTTCGTCGATGCCTGCCTCGATGTCGCGCAGGCAAACGAGAAGCCGGTCTTCGTGGCCACCAATTTCGGCAAGCTTCCGCGTACCGAACTGGCGAACCGGTTGCAGGCGGCAGGAATCCCGCTCATTGACGGCGTCGGTCCGGCGCTGAGGGCGGTCAGGCATCTGACGTCGCGCCAACGGCATGTCGCAGGCAAGGCAGCGACCGGCCGAGAGCCGAAAGCGCCGGCTCTTCTTGCCGATTGGAAGCGAAGGTTTGCGCAGACGCCGGTGGATTCGGTCGACGAGGCCACCGGATATCGCCTGCTGTCGGACTGGGGCATGGCGACGCTGCGCCACCGCAGCGTTGCAAGCCGGCAGGAACTGGAGGAGGCATTGACCGATTTTCCGCTTCCTGCCGTCCTCAAGACGGCTGTGCCGGGCATCCTGCACAAATCCGATGTCGGCGGGGTCTTCGTCGGCCTCAGGGACCAGGCCGCGCTTCTGTCTGCCTATGACGACATGGCGGCGCGGCTCGGCAAGGAAGCTGTGCTGGTCGAGATGGCGCCGAAGGGCGTCGAACTGATCGTCGGCGGTCTCGTCGATCCGCAATTCGGACCGATCGTCATGATCGGCGCGGGCGGTATCCTCGTCGAACTCTTCAAGGATGTTACCTTTGTGCTCGCGCCTGCTTCGCGCGAGGAAATCCGCCTCGCCATCGGCAAGCTCAAGGCCTCGGCGATCCTGGCCGGGTTGCGCGGTGCGGCAGCAGCGGACATGGATGCGCTTGTGGAAACGGTATTTTCCTTCTCGCATCTTGTCGCCGATCTCGCCGACAGCGTCACCGGTATCGAGATCAATCCTTTGCTGGCCACGCCGAATGGCTGCATCCCGCTCGACGTTCTGGTAACCCTGAAGCGCTGA